From one Streptomyces sp. NBC_01478 genomic stretch:
- a CDS encoding HEAT repeat domain-containing protein, whose amino-acid sequence MFDPVIAPSGTLLGLLQRGRGDGTLHALTAPRAEALAALNHCVLRDPRHDWQVENRSLYYARLYLDLGGDLDAVEAHLFDAEDVLDTEESRTGLALAVLGHLASYGRQDALELLRRYAATGSNWAWALDELALRDDDAGLRALAAPVLARFPADPEGEAELAAAVRDAFEPRPWRLWAEDSRESIATRVRAAQEAGCFDLWQRQMRPTGPRPGWSVQAVFEWAQQGLERGAALHVPAARCLTAVAGPEDRPEIVEAAKDGGEGARCTALRYLADSNDPEALQLIERAVATGPAPVVEAAVDAFERMRSVAAVDRARGWARRPDPLGAAAGRMLACRGGTQDSDLVLGALREAVMGEGPDAPTLWTLVDGAGRLGIVCAAPVLRHVYRETASSHLRGRAARALAATDPSYPTGFAVECLWDCEETTREIAARHAETADARVVEQLRRLAADPAEEAEVQTAVRSRIGPDAPAV is encoded by the coding sequence ATGTTCGATCCGGTCATAGCGCCCAGCGGTACGCTGCTCGGCCTGCTTCAGCGGGGCCGCGGCGACGGCACACTGCACGCGCTCACCGCACCCCGTGCCGAGGCACTCGCGGCACTGAACCACTGTGTGCTGCGCGATCCCCGCCACGACTGGCAGGTGGAGAACCGCTCCCTGTACTACGCCCGTCTGTACCTCGATCTGGGCGGTGACCTGGACGCCGTCGAGGCCCACCTCTTCGACGCCGAGGACGTCCTCGACACCGAGGAGTCCCGTACGGGCCTCGCGCTCGCCGTCCTGGGGCACCTCGCCTCCTACGGCAGGCAGGACGCGCTCGAACTGCTGCGCAGGTACGCGGCCACCGGCAGCAACTGGGCCTGGGCCCTGGACGAGCTGGCGCTCAGGGACGACGACGCGGGCCTGCGCGCCCTCGCCGCCCCGGTGCTGGCGCGTTTCCCGGCCGACCCCGAGGGCGAGGCCGAACTGGCCGCCGCGGTGCGCGACGCCTTCGAACCCCGGCCCTGGCGGCTGTGGGCCGAGGACTCGCGCGAATCGATCGCCACGCGCGTGCGTGCCGCCCAGGAAGCCGGCTGCTTCGACCTCTGGCAACGCCAGATGCGACCTACCGGGCCCCGTCCGGGGTGGAGCGTGCAAGCGGTGTTCGAATGGGCCCAACAGGGCCTCGAACGCGGCGCCGCCCTGCACGTCCCGGCCGCCCGCTGCCTCACCGCGGTGGCGGGCCCCGAGGACCGGCCCGAGATCGTCGAGGCCGCCAAGGACGGCGGCGAGGGCGCCCGCTGCACCGCCCTGCGCTATCTCGCCGACAGCAACGATCCCGAAGCCCTCCAACTGATCGAACGAGCGGTCGCCACCGGCCCGGCGCCCGTCGTGGAGGCCGCCGTCGACGCCTTCGAACGGATGCGCTCCGTCGCCGCCGTCGACCGCGCCCGTGGCTGGGCCCGCCGCCCCGATCCGCTCGGGGCCGCCGCCGGCCGGATGCTCGCCTGCCGGGGCGGGACCCAGGACAGCGACCTGGTCCTCGGCGCCCTCAGGGAGGCCGTCATGGGCGAGGGGCCCGACGCCCCCACCCTCTGGACCCTCGTCGACGGCGCCGGACGCCTCGGCATCGTCTGCGCCGCACCCGTCCTGCGCCATGTGTACCGGGAGACCGCCTCGTCCCATCTGCGCGGCCGGGCCGCCCGCGCCCTGGCCGCCACCGACCCCTCCTACCCCACCGGCTTCGCCGTCGAGTGCCTCTGGGACTGCGAGGAGACCACCCGCGAGATCGCCGCCCGGCACGCCGAGACCGCCGACGCCCGGGTCGTGGAGCAGCTCCGCAGGCTCGCCGCCGACCCGGCCGAGGAAGCGGAAGTCCAGACAGCCGTACGGAGCCGGATCGGGCCCGACGCCCCCGCAGTGTGA
- a CDS encoding glycosyltransferase family 4 protein, with translation MRVVIVTESFPPDVNGVAHCALQTARHLVDRGHHPLVVAPATSAGSGPDAQSPCPVIRVPSLPLPGYPQVRVALPSRRVAAAITEHRADIVHLASPFILGVRGMAAAARLGIPAVAVYQTDLAGYARTYVGAGEATAWRRIRSVHAAADRTLAPSSAALGDLEAHGVPRVRLWPRGVDTERFRPEYRDEALRRELAPNGELIVGYVGRLAPEKQVELLAGACGIEGVRVVIVGDGPSQPHLTEALPGAVFLGRRTGDELARIFASLDIFVHTGPFETFCQTVQEAMASGVPVVAPAAGGPLDLVAHGRTGFLFPPRDESAVTDAVRTLAADPALRAEYGTAARAMVEGRTWAAVGDQLIAHYGDVLAARKLVVAA, from the coding sequence ATGCGTGTCGTCATCGTGACCGAATCCTTTCCCCCCGACGTGAACGGCGTGGCCCACTGCGCGCTCCAGACCGCCCGGCACCTCGTGGATCGCGGTCATCATCCGCTCGTCGTCGCGCCGGCCACCTCGGCCGGTAGCGGGCCCGACGCCCAGTCGCCGTGCCCCGTCATCCGTGTCCCCTCCCTACCGCTCCCGGGCTACCCCCAGGTCCGCGTCGCCCTCCCCAGCCGACGCGTCGCCGCGGCCATCACCGAACACCGCGCCGACATCGTGCACCTGGCCAGCCCGTTCATCCTCGGCGTCCGCGGCATGGCCGCCGCGGCCCGGCTCGGCATCCCCGCCGTGGCCGTCTACCAGACCGACCTGGCCGGATACGCCCGTACGTACGTCGGCGCCGGCGAGGCCACCGCCTGGCGGCGCATCCGCTCCGTCCACGCCGCCGCCGACCGCACCCTCGCGCCCTCCAGCGCGGCCCTGGGCGACCTGGAGGCACACGGCGTGCCCCGGGTCAGGCTCTGGCCGCGCGGCGTGGACACCGAGCGCTTCCGCCCCGAGTACCGGGACGAGGCGCTGCGCCGCGAACTCGCCCCGAACGGTGAGCTGATCGTCGGCTACGTAGGCAGGCTCGCCCCCGAGAAGCAGGTCGAACTCCTCGCCGGAGCCTGCGGCATCGAGGGCGTCCGGGTCGTGATCGTCGGCGACGGACCCAGCCAGCCGCACCTCACCGAGGCGCTGCCGGGCGCGGTCTTCCTCGGCCGGCGTACCGGAGACGAGCTCGCCCGTATCTTCGCCTCGTTGGACATATTCGTGCACACCGGACCTTTTGAGACCTTCTGTCAGACCGTCCAGGAAGCCATGGCCAGCGGCGTCCCCGTCGTCGCGCCCGCCGCCGGCGGACCGCTGGACCTGGTCGCCCACGGGCGCACCGGGTTCCTCTTCCCGCCCCGCGACGAGAGCGCGGTGACGGACGCCGTACGGACCCTGGCCGCCGATCCCGCGCTCCGCGCCGAGTACGGCACCGCCGCACGGGCCATGGTCGAGGGCCGCACCTGGGCGGCCGTCGGCGACCAACTGATCGCCCACTACGGCGATGTCCTCGCCGCGCGCAAGCTGGTGGTGGCGGCATGA
- a CDS encoding MFS transporter codes for MSTTPPPQALNTGAHPDTDELTADDGALAWLRALGPNGRRAFAGAFGGYGLDSYDYFTLPLSMVALAAYFGLNSGQTGLFTTVTLVVSAVGGAIAGVFADRVGRVRALMITVVTYAVFTVACGFAPNYETLLVFRALQGLGFGGEWAVGAILVAEYASPKHRGRTLGAVQSSWAVGWALAAVVYTLVFSFLGDDLAWRVMFWTGALPALLVIWVRRRVHDAPEATAVREQNVQKGSFAAIFKPGTAEAPGLLRTTVFAGLLSTGVQGGYYTLATWVPTYLKTERGLSVVGTGGYLTFLISGAFLGYLTGGYLTDVLGRKRNIWLFALLSAICILVYTHIPSGANTLLLVLGFPLGFCMSAIFSGFGSYLSELYPTALRGTGQGFTYNTGRAVGAVFPTLVGFLADSWGVGGALVFGAIGYGIAALALLGLPETRGKELA; via the coding sequence ATGAGCACGACCCCTCCACCTCAGGCCCTGAACACCGGCGCACATCCGGACACGGACGAACTCACCGCCGACGACGGTGCGTTGGCCTGGCTGCGCGCGCTCGGTCCGAACGGCCGCCGCGCCTTCGCCGGCGCGTTCGGCGGCTACGGCCTGGACTCCTACGACTACTTCACGCTGCCGCTGAGCATGGTCGCGCTGGCTGCGTACTTCGGCCTGAACAGCGGCCAGACCGGCCTGTTCACCACCGTCACGCTGGTCGTCTCCGCGGTCGGGGGCGCCATCGCGGGCGTCTTCGCCGACCGGGTGGGCCGGGTCAGGGCCCTGATGATCACGGTGGTCACGTACGCCGTCTTCACCGTGGCCTGCGGCTTCGCGCCCAACTACGAGACCCTGTTGGTCTTCCGCGCCCTCCAGGGGCTCGGTTTCGGCGGCGAGTGGGCGGTCGGCGCGATCCTGGTCGCCGAGTACGCGAGCCCCAAGCACCGCGGCCGTACGCTCGGCGCGGTCCAGAGTTCCTGGGCGGTGGGCTGGGCGCTGGCCGCGGTCGTCTACACGCTGGTCTTCTCGTTCCTCGGCGACGACCTGGCCTGGCGGGTGATGTTCTGGACCGGCGCGCTGCCCGCGCTGCTGGTGATCTGGGTGCGGCGCCGGGTGCACGACGCCCCGGAGGCGACGGCCGTGCGCGAACAGAACGTCCAGAAGGGGTCGTTCGCGGCGATCTTCAAGCCGGGCACGGCCGAGGCACCGGGCCTGCTGCGCACGACGGTCTTCGCCGGCCTGCTCTCCACCGGCGTCCAGGGCGGCTACTACACCCTCGCCACCTGGGTGCCGACGTACCTCAAGACGGAGCGCGGCCTGTCGGTCGTCGGCACCGGCGGCTATCTGACCTTCCTGATCTCCGGCGCCTTCCTGGGGTACCTCACCGGCGGCTACCTCACGGACGTGCTCGGCCGTAAGCGCAACATCTGGCTCTTCGCGCTGCTCTCGGCGATCTGCATCCTGGTGTACACGCACATTCCCAGCGGCGCCAACACCCTTCTCCTGGTGCTCGGTTTCCCGCTCGGGTTCTGCATGTCGGCGATCTTCAGCGGCTTCGGCTCGTACCTGAGCGAGCTGTACCCGACGGCCCTGCGCGGCACGGGACAGGGCTTCACGTACAACACCGGCCGCGCGGTCGGCGCCGTCTTCCCGACCCTGGTGGGCTTCCTGGCCGACAGTTGGGGTGTGGGCGGAGCGCTCGTCTTCGGGGCGATCGGATACGGCATCGCGGCGCTGGCGCTCCTGGGGCTGCCGGAGACCCGCGGAAAGGAACTGGCGTGA
- a CDS encoding ankyrin repeat domain-containing protein, protein MSEAPDPEVVELATKIFDLARQGGTEALVAYVDAGVPANLTNDRGDSLVMLAAYHGHADAVRALLARGAEADRINDRGQTPLAGAVFKGEQEVIEVLLEAGADPAAGTPSAVDTARMFAKAELLELFGAH, encoded by the coding sequence ATGAGCGAAGCCCCCGACCCCGAGGTCGTGGAGCTCGCGACCAAGATCTTCGACCTGGCCCGCCAGGGCGGGACCGAGGCGCTGGTCGCGTACGTGGACGCGGGCGTCCCGGCCAACCTCACCAATGACCGCGGCGACTCCCTGGTGATGCTCGCCGCCTATCACGGGCACGCCGACGCCGTACGGGCCCTGCTGGCGCGGGGCGCCGAGGCCGACCGGATCAACGACCGGGGGCAGACGCCGCTCGCCGGAGCCGTCTTCAAGGGTGAGCAAGAGGTGATCGAAGTTCTGCTGGAGGCCGGTGCCGATCCGGCCGCGGGCACCCCGTCGGCGGTCGACACGGCCCGGATGTTCGCCAAGGCCGAACTGCTGGAGCTGTTCGGCGCGCACTGA
- a CDS encoding LamB/YcsF family protein: MIDLNADLGEGFGRWHLTDDEQLLSVVTSANVACGFHAGDPVTMRRVCELAAERGVRVGAQVSYRDLAGFGRRAMDVPSAELAAEVAYQIGALEVFARAAGTRVSYVKPHGALYNRVVHDPEQAAAVIEGVLLADASLPVLGLPGSVVLDLASKAGLPAVTEAFADRAYTDEGTLVPRDRDGAVVTDPEAVVERSLSLARSGTVEALSGARIEVRARSLCLHGDTPGAVELARRVRERLVESGVLVEAFA, translated from the coding sequence ATGATCGATCTGAACGCCGACCTAGGCGAGGGCTTCGGCCGCTGGCACCTCACCGACGACGAACAGCTCCTGTCCGTCGTCACCAGCGCCAATGTGGCCTGCGGCTTCCACGCCGGGGACCCGGTCACCATGCGGCGGGTGTGCGAGCTGGCGGCCGAGCGCGGGGTACGGGTCGGCGCGCAGGTGTCCTACCGGGACCTGGCGGGGTTCGGGCGGCGCGCGATGGACGTGCCGTCCGCCGAGCTGGCGGCCGAAGTGGCGTACCAGATCGGCGCCTTGGAGGTGTTCGCCCGGGCGGCGGGCACGCGCGTGTCGTACGTCAAGCCGCACGGGGCGCTGTACAACCGGGTCGTGCACGACCCGGAGCAGGCCGCCGCGGTGATCGAGGGCGTGCTCCTGGCCGACGCCTCGCTGCCCGTGCTCGGGCTGCCCGGCTCGGTCGTGCTCGACCTGGCTTCGAAGGCCGGGCTGCCGGCCGTCACGGAGGCGTTCGCGGACCGTGCCTACACCGACGAGGGCACGCTCGTGCCGCGCGACCGGGACGGCGCGGTGGTCACCGACCCGGAGGCCGTCGTGGAGCGGTCACTGAGCCTGGCCCGCTCCGGGACGGTCGAGGCGCTCTCCGGGGCACGCATCGAGGTACGGGCCCGCTCCCTGTGCCTGCACGGGGACACGCCCGGCGCGGTCGAACTGGCCCGCAGGGTCCGCGAGCGGCTCGTGGAGTCGGGTGTCCTGGTGGAGGCCTTCGCATGA
- a CDS encoding putative hydro-lyase has product MNRTEDRPLTLVDEHAHAWSPRSARARFRAGLTGPTAGVAAGHTQVNLISVPADWAYDMLLFCQRNPKPCPVLDVTDAGSWKTVLADGADLRTDLPRYRVWRDGELVEEPTDVRAHWRDDLVSFLIGCSFTFEWSLSEAGVPIRHIEQGRNVPMYVTSRPCRPAGRLHGPMVVSMRPVPPEHLATAIRETALLPAVHGSPVHCGDPSGLGIDDLGRPDFGDPVDAGPDDIPVFWACGVTPQAAVMASRPPFAITHAPGQMFVTDARDEQYRVA; this is encoded by the coding sequence GTGAACCGTACGGAGGATCGTCCCCTGACCCTCGTCGACGAGCACGCGCACGCGTGGAGCCCGCGTTCCGCCCGGGCCCGGTTCCGGGCCGGGCTGACGGGTCCCACGGCCGGGGTCGCGGCGGGCCACACCCAGGTCAACCTGATCTCGGTGCCCGCCGACTGGGCCTACGACATGCTGCTGTTCTGCCAGCGCAACCCGAAGCCCTGCCCGGTGCTCGACGTCACGGACGCCGGCTCCTGGAAGACGGTTCTGGCCGACGGCGCGGATCTGCGCACCGATCTGCCGCGCTACCGGGTGTGGCGGGACGGCGAGTTGGTGGAGGAGCCGACGGACGTGCGCGCGCACTGGCGCGACGACCTGGTGTCGTTCCTGATCGGCTGCAGCTTCACCTTCGAGTGGTCCCTGAGCGAGGCGGGAGTCCCGATCCGCCACATCGAGCAGGGCCGCAACGTCCCGATGTACGTGACGAGCCGCCCCTGTCGCCCGGCGGGGCGGCTGCACGGCCCGATGGTCGTGTCGATGCGCCCGGTGCCGCCGGAGCACCTGGCGACGGCGATCCGGGAGACCGCGCTGCTCCCGGCGGTGCACGGCAGCCCCGTACACTGCGGCGATCCCTCGGGACTCGGCATCGACGACCTCGGCCGTCCGGACTTCGGTGATCCGGTGGACGCCGGGCCGGACGACATCCCGGTGTTCTGGGCCTGCGGAGTGACCCCGCAGGCCGCGGTGATGGCGTCCCGCCCGCCGTTCGCCATCACCCACGCGCCGGGCCAGATGTTCGTCACCGACGCCCGCGACGAGCAGTACCGCGTCGCCTGA
- a CDS encoding 5-oxoprolinase subunit B family protein, with protein MRALPVGEDALLVEVASGEEAEAVHAELLRRRAEGLLTVREIVPAARTVLLDGLADPARLAAELTTSDVPPAPPRAREAIELPVRYDGPDLADVAALWGVPEDEVARIHAATEFRVAFCGFAPGFGYLTGLPARYDVPRRATPRTAVHAGAVGLAGPYTGVYPRSSPGGWQLIGTTDAVLWDPAREPAALLSPGTLVRFVPVADV; from the coding sequence ATGAGGGCCCTGCCCGTCGGCGAGGACGCGCTGCTCGTCGAAGTGGCCTCCGGGGAGGAGGCCGAGGCCGTCCACGCGGAGCTGCTGCGCCGCCGCGCGGAGGGCCTGCTCACCGTCCGCGAGATCGTCCCGGCCGCCCGCACGGTCCTCCTCGACGGCCTCGCCGACCCGGCCCGGCTGGCCGCCGAACTCACCACCTCCGACGTACCTCCCGCTCCCCCACGCGCGCGTGAGGCGATCGAACTCCCGGTGCGCTACGACGGCCCGGACCTCGCCGACGTCGCCGCCCTGTGGGGTGTCCCCGAGGACGAGGTGGCCCGCATCCACGCGGCCACCGAGTTCCGCGTCGCCTTCTGCGGGTTCGCCCCCGGCTTCGGCTACCTCACCGGCCTCCCGGCCCGCTACGACGTCCCCCGCCGGGCCACCCCGCGCACGGCCGTCCACGCCGGTGCCGTGGGCCTGGCGGGGCCGTACACCGGCGTCTACCCCCGTTCCTCGCCCGGCGGTTGGCAGCTCATCGGCACGACGGACGCGGTCCTGTGGGACCCCGCACGCGAGCCGGCCGCGCTGCTGTCGCCGGGCACGCTCGTGCGCTTCGTCCCGGTGGCGGACGTATGA
- a CDS encoding biotin-dependent carboxyltransferase family protein, with protein MTDRAFAVVRAGALTTVQDLGRPGHAHLGVPRSGALDGPAAALVNRLVGNPPEAAVLETTLNGCAVRPRSTILVAVGGAPCPVTVNGRPVAWGAPVHVPAGALLDIGTAVSGVRTYIAFAGGVGVEPVLGSRSTDLLSGLGPAPLTNGAILPLGSPTSLHAHVDVAPQPRPPVELVLRVTLGPRDDWFTPEAVRAFTSRAYRVSSASNRIGLRTEGPALERALTGELPSEGMVLGAVQVPPDGRPVVFLADHPTTGGYPVIAVVRPTDLPAAAQAAPGTPVRFVAVRRR; from the coding sequence ATGACGGACCGCGCCTTCGCCGTCGTACGGGCCGGGGCCCTGACCACCGTGCAGGACCTGGGGCGGCCCGGACACGCGCACCTGGGGGTGCCGCGTTCCGGGGCGCTCGACGGGCCCGCGGCGGCGCTCGTCAACCGGCTGGTCGGCAATCCACCGGAAGCGGCCGTCCTGGAGACGACCCTCAACGGCTGTGCCGTACGGCCTCGTTCAACGATCCTCGTGGCCGTCGGCGGCGCCCCCTGCCCGGTCACGGTGAACGGTCGGCCGGTCGCCTGGGGCGCGCCCGTGCATGTGCCGGCCGGGGCGCTCCTGGACATCGGGACGGCCGTCTCCGGAGTACGGACCTACATCGCCTTCGCCGGTGGGGTCGGCGTCGAGCCGGTGCTGGGGAGCCGCTCCACGGATCTGCTGTCCGGGCTCGGTCCGGCGCCGCTCACGAACGGCGCCATACTGCCGCTGGGGTCCCCGACGAGTCTCCACGCGCACGTGGACGTCGCCCCGCAGCCGCGCCCCCCGGTCGAGCTCGTCCTGCGGGTGACCCTCGGGCCCCGCGACGACTGGTTCACGCCCGAGGCCGTGCGCGCGTTCACGTCACGCGCCTACCGGGTGTCCTCGGCGAGCAACCGCATCGGGCTGCGCACCGAGGGGCCCGCCCTGGAGCGGGCCCTGACCGGTGAACTCCCCAGCGAGGGCATGGTCCTCGGTGCCGTCCAGGTGCCACCGGACGGCCGCCCGGTGGTGTTCCTGGCCGACCATCCGACCACCGGCGGCTATCCGGTGATCGCCGTCGTCCGCCCCACGGACCTCCCGGCGGCCGCCCAGGCGGCGCCCGGCACCCCGGTCCGTTTCGTGGCTGTACGGCGCCGCTGA
- a CDS encoding SGNH/GDSL hydrolase family protein, protein MRTVRFVALGDSLTEGVGDPVGEAWRGWAALLADGLTQQPEETVEFTNLAVSGAQSRDVLERQTPAGLALDPDIVSVVIGVNDTLRCTFDIQALAARLDEVYAAFTAQGAVLLTACLPDPGAMLGLPGALARPLARRQRAVNTVVHALSERYGAVHLHAAEGEWIMDRAIWSADRLHPGERGHRQLALRFHALLAEEGVATGAAPSPEPEFPVPTRSASLLWLATAGTGWVARRCTDLLPQLLRLAADEMRHRARGTSARLDLSASHAVSMALASLSVQQEQPDPA, encoded by the coding sequence ATGAGAACGGTCCGTTTCGTCGCCCTCGGTGACTCGCTCACCGAGGGCGTGGGCGATCCCGTCGGCGAGGCGTGGCGCGGTTGGGCCGCGCTGCTCGCCGACGGGCTGACCCAACAGCCCGAGGAGACCGTGGAGTTCACGAACCTCGCGGTCAGCGGGGCGCAGTCACGGGACGTGCTGGAACGGCAGACCCCGGCCGGGCTCGCCCTGGACCCGGACATCGTGTCCGTCGTCATAGGCGTCAACGACACCCTGCGCTGCACCTTCGACATCCAGGCCCTGGCCGCCCGGCTCGACGAGGTCTACGCGGCCTTCACGGCACAGGGCGCGGTCCTGCTCACGGCCTGTCTGCCCGACCCGGGCGCGATGCTCGGCCTCCCGGGCGCGCTGGCCCGCCCGCTCGCCCGGCGGCAGCGCGCCGTCAACACCGTGGTGCACGCGCTCTCCGAGCGCTACGGGGCCGTGCATCTGCACGCCGCGGAGGGCGAGTGGATCATGGACCGCGCGATCTGGAGCGCGGACCGGCTCCACCCCGGGGAGCGCGGGCACCGCCAACTGGCGCTGCGTTTCCACGCGTTGCTCGCCGAGGAGGGGGTGGCCACGGGGGCCGCGCCCTCGCCCGAACCCGAGTTCCCGGTGCCCACCAGGTCGGCCAGTCTGCTGTGGCTGGCGACGGCGGGCACCGGCTGGGTGGCCCGCCGCTGCACCGACCTGCTGCCACAACTCCTCAGGCTGGCCGCCGACGAGATGCGCCACCGCGCACGGGGCACGAGCGCCCGGCTCGACCTGAGCGCGTCCCACGCCGTGTCGATGGCGCTGGCCTCCCTGTCGGTGCAGCAGGAGCAGCCGGACCCCGCATAG
- a CDS encoding GntR family transcriptional regulator has protein sequence MAEQMAGLADDRALLGRTSTAERVSDILRSRIAEGYFPPGARLSEDSIGGALGVSRNTLREAFRLLTHERLLVHELNRGVFVRVLSVEDVEDIYRTRRLVECAVVRGLGEPPYALEHLAAAVTEGQLASVEDDWKGVGTANIHFHRELVALAGSARTGEWMRSVFAELRLAFHLVDDPKALHEPYLQRNRLILHALQAGDRAEAEKLLAVYLDDSLKRVVEAYRQRVGEDGTALD, from the coding sequence ATGGCAGAGCAGATGGCGGGACTGGCCGACGACCGCGCCCTCCTGGGTCGCACGAGCACCGCGGAACGCGTCTCGGACATCCTCAGAAGTCGGATCGCCGAGGGCTATTTCCCGCCGGGCGCCCGGCTCTCGGAGGACAGCATCGGCGGAGCGCTCGGTGTGTCGCGCAACACACTCCGTGAGGCGTTCCGGCTGCTCACTCACGAACGCCTGCTCGTCCACGAGCTGAACCGGGGCGTCTTCGTCCGGGTCCTGAGCGTCGAGGACGTCGAGGACATCTACCGCACCCGCCGCCTCGTCGAGTGCGCCGTCGTACGAGGGCTGGGCGAACCGCCGTACGCCCTCGAACACCTCGCCGCGGCCGTCACCGAGGGGCAGTTGGCGTCCGTCGAAGATGACTGGAAAGGCGTGGGTACGGCCAATATCCACTTCCACCGGGAACTGGTCGCCCTCGCCGGCAGCGCCCGCACCGGCGAGTGGATGCGCAGCGTCTTCGCCGAACTCCGGCTCGCCTTCCACCTCGTGGACGACCCGAAGGCGCTCCACGAGCCGTACCTCCAGCGCAACCGCCTGATCCTCCACGCGCTCCAGGCGGGCGACCGGGCCGAGGCCGAGAAACTGCTCGCGGTCTACCTCGACGACTCGCTGAAACGCGTCGTCGAGGCCTACCGGCAGCGGGTCGGCGAGGACGGCACGGCGCTCGACTGA
- a CDS encoding glycosyltransferase: MNTASLRIVRLANFVAPSSGGLRTALRELGKGFKEAGHHPVLIVPGERHTDRETEQGRVITLPGPLLPGTGGYRVLTDKRRVAGLLEQLAPDRLEVSDRTTLRWTGKWARRARVPAVMVSHETADGVLRTWGLSENMSRRTADALNVRTAHTYARVVCTTEFAEREFVRIGARNVVRAPLGVDLVGRSPALRDPVVRAEYARMDQVLLVTCTRLSVEKKPGTALDALEALVRRGRRAVLVVAGDGPLRARLEQRARERGLPVTFLGHVSDRRLLGALQASADVCLAPGPAETFGLAALEAMACGTPVVASASSALPEVIGSAGATAADNGKAFADAVDMLLERSEPERREIARARAECFGWHTAVDAFLAAHDADVPVRRFVPGGVA; encoded by the coding sequence ATGAACACCGCTTCCCTCAGGATCGTGCGGCTCGCCAACTTCGTGGCCCCCTCCTCCGGGGGCCTGCGCACCGCCCTGCGCGAGCTGGGCAAGGGCTTCAAGGAGGCCGGGCACCACCCGGTCCTCATCGTGCCCGGCGAACGCCACACCGACCGTGAGACCGAGCAGGGCCGCGTCATCACCCTGCCCGGCCCGCTGCTGCCCGGCACCGGCGGCTACCGCGTCCTCACCGACAAGCGGCGCGTGGCCGGCCTCCTGGAACAACTCGCCCCCGACCGCCTGGAGGTCTCCGACCGTACGACCCTGCGCTGGACCGGCAAATGGGCCAGGCGGGCCCGCGTCCCCGCCGTGATGGTGTCCCACGAGACCGCCGACGGCGTCCTGCGCACCTGGGGCCTGTCGGAGAACATGTCCCGGCGCACCGCCGACGCCCTCAACGTCCGTACGGCACACACCTACGCGCGCGTGGTGTGCACCACGGAGTTCGCCGAGCGGGAGTTCGTCCGCATCGGCGCACGCAATGTCGTACGGGCTCCGCTGGGCGTCGACCTGGTGGGGCGCAGTCCGGCGCTGCGGGACCCGGTGGTGCGCGCGGAGTACGCGCGCATGGACCAGGTTCTGCTGGTGACCTGCACCAGGCTCTCCGTGGAGAAGAAGCCCGGCACGGCGCTCGACGCCCTGGAGGCGCTGGTACGGCGCGGGCGACGGGCGGTCCTCGTGGTCGCCGGGGACGGCCCGCTGCGGGCCCGGCTCGAACAGCGGGCGCGGGAGCGGGGGCTGCCGGTCACCTTCCTCGGGCACGTCTCCGACCGGCGGCTGCTCGGCGCGCTCCAGGCCTCCGCCGACGTGTGCCTGGCGCCCGGGCCCGCCGAGACCTTCGGGCTCGCCGCCCTGGAGGCGATGGCCTGCGGCACGCCCGTGGTGGCCAGCGCGTCCTCCGCGCTGCCCGAGGTGATCGGCTCCGCCGGCGCCACGGCGGCGGACAACGGGAAGGCCTTCGCGGACGCCGTGGACATGCTGCTCGAACGCTCCGAGCCGGAGCGGCGGGAGATCGCACGCGCGCGTGCGGAGTGTTTCGGCTGGCACACGGCGGTCGACGCCTTCCTCGCGGCCCACGACGCGGATGTTCCGGTACGGCGGTTCGTGCCCGGAGGCGTGGCATGA